The Rhopalosiphum maidis isolate BTI-1 chromosome 1, ASM367621v3, whole genome shotgun sequence genome has a segment encoding these proteins:
- the LOC113549654 gene encoding uncharacterized protein LOC113549654 isoform X2, whose translation MYSRQNQNQGDARLELLLDDLQSTLPRKNHGLGSNGSTSSTGYREVTKSTSRTIGNGQTETNKEYEIQYLNPANKSTVLSERLPDLQSVDLLRQTNSGKNSGYETVSSYQYNKSTESKSTVPRQETNGVNMRQSISELDSLLDDLNHAQRVGFSNSGISRHEITTNESSIEPLRSSTPYKQQYSKHEEHRYGSLNRSKIPGTSEVISTYETSTTNGEPLDLDLVDAPRSYTKLLQNQSPGTYQTSVYSKETTKKIIPGTTTYSTYQKFGSPTTDPGQSKVYNYSEEYRTDSRNRSMRDLPPSPRPHRSSSPRSPSPHRSPSPMSFPQPPEPRNYSSSHTYTNRTTSPQSVQKFSPSDPSRINVDNNLTSPSGQTVYSYKYSSETRENTKYGQPNGYTKPVHQEQFPLRHSPFPRDEADTPGLQNPPKRLDDLMASFGDRTDYTNYHSNREYHSNIKDYQTKSKEYEHDKATEYTIPIKKPQSEYQTPENKNSEKLTEVKEAEVTQSVAGPPVFYPPGSTTFAKKEEVMQQQGQFGQGQMKAKAKGMYKYKSKSKSKEKQSSGATMVPVCLPMCCAMPCVIM comes from the exons ATGTACAGCagacaaaatcaaaatcaaggCGATGCGAGACtcg aatTGTTACTGGACGATTTGCAATCCACTCTTCCGCGTAAAAACCATGGACTTGGTAGCAATGGTAGCACATCATCAACTGGATACAGAGAAGTTACTAAAAGCACATCAAGGACGATTGGTAACGGTCAAACAGAAACTAACAAGGAATATGAAATCCAATATCTCAATCCAGCCAATAAATCTACAGTGCTCAGTGAAAGATTACCTGATCTTCAATCGGTTGACTTGTTG cgACAGACTAACAGTGGAAAAAATTCCGGTTATGAAACGGTTTCAtcataccaatataataaatcgacAGAAA GCAAAAGTACAGTTCCCAGACAAGAAACAAACGGTGTTAACATGAGACAAAGTATTTCTGAACTCGATTCATTGTTAGACGATTTGAATCATGCTCAAAGAGTTGGATTTTCAAACTCCGGAATTAGTAGACATGAAATAACAACTAATGAGTCCAGCat tgAGCCATTAAGGAGCAGTACGCCATATAAACAGCAATATAGTAAACACGAAGAACATAGATATGGAAGCCTTAACCGATCAAAAATACCAGGGACCAGTGAAGTGATTTCTACCTATGAAACGTCGACAACCAATGGAGAACCTTTAG ATTTAGATTTGGTAGATGCTCCGCGTAGTTATACTAAGCTGCTTCAAAATCAATCTCCAGGAACTTATCAGACATCGGTATATTCAAAagaaactacaaaaaaaataataccggGTACCACAACTTATTCGACGTACCAAAAATTCGGTTCACCCACAACGGATCCAGGGCAATCTAAAGTTTACAATTATTCAGAAGAGTATCGTACTGATAGTAGGAATCGTTCGATGCGAGATTTGCCACCGTCTCCTCGTCCGCATAGATCTTCGTCTCCGCGTTCTCCGTCCCCGCACCGCTCACCGTCGCCAATGTCGTTTCCTCAACCACCAGAACCTAGAAACTACTCGAGTAGTCATACTTATACAAACAGGACGACGTCACCTCAGTCGGTTCAGAAGTTTAGTCCGTCCGATCCAAGCAGAATAAA cgtGGATAACAACTTAACTTCGCCGTCTGGCCAAACGGTTTATTCGTATAAATATTCAAGCGAGACCAGAGAGAACACTAAATATGGACAACCAAATGGGTACACAAAACCTGTACACCAAGAACAGTTTCCACTACGCCATTCGCCGTTCCCAAGAGACGAAGCTGACACTCCAGGACTCCAAAATCCACCTAAACGGTTGGATGACTTGATGGCATCGTTTGGAGACAGAACAGATTATACAAACTACCACAGTAATAGAGAATACCATTCAAATATCAAGGATTATCAGACTAAATCTAAAGAATACGAACACGACAAGGCTACAGAATATACGATTCCAATTAAGAAGCCACAATCCGAATATCAAActcctgaaaataaaaattccgaAAAATTAACAGAAGTTAAAGAAGCTGAAGTGACTCAGTCGGTTGCCGGGCCGCCAGTTTTTTATCCACCCGGGTCAACAACGTTTGCGAAGAAAGAAGAAGTAATGCAACAG CAAGGTCAATTTGGTCAGGGACAAATGAAGGCCAAGGCCAAAGGAATGTACAAGTACAAAAGCAAGAGCAAATCAAAGGAAAAGCAAAGTTCTGGAGCAACAATGGTGCCAGTATGTTTACCAATGTGCTGTGCTATGCCATGTGTTATTATGTAA
- the LOC113549050 gene encoding bifunctional peptidase and arginyl-hydroxylase JMJD5: MNIIIDDVLQHLESALSAEYDYSNVHQSLDFLFQKSLNDSLTENSKVALSSIEAVLEKVWESLHTGSWNDAPDGMRKLYSHASLLKTKLLLKTANDERMLKKAIKAIDMGLLMGNSFINELTIAASLLCKALQQTFVEVPVKLCDNSRSNNSCAFHKIGDHVPTLHQPSLETFLRDYLKSKKPIKITGNMEHWPATNKWKDLNYFIKLAGARLVPVEIGSSYADADWSQKLITLEEFINIHVVQENEKPTYLAQHQLFNQIPELKDDIRVPEYCYLTDVDGVEPDINAWLGPKGTVSPTHYDPKNNFLAQVVGSKYIILYDPKWSEYLYPHDDKFLKNTAQVDPVKPDLCQFPNFSQVKATHCILKEGEMLFIPSGWWHRVESLSVSFSVSFWWM, translated from the exons atgaatattattattgatgatgTATTACAACATTTAGAATCAGCTTTGTCTGCTGAATATGACTATAGTAATGTGCATCAATCGctagattttttatttcagaaatCATTGAAtg attcccttactgaaaattcaaaagttgCATTATCAAGTATTGAAGCTGTCTTAGAAAAAGTATGGGAGTCACTTCATACTGGTTCCTGGAATGATGCTCCAGATGGCATGCGTAAACTTTATTCTCATGCTAGTTTACTTAAG accaagttattattaaaaactgccAATGATGAAAGAATGTTGAAAAAAGCTATAAAAGCAATTGATATGGGGTTACTAATGGgcaattcatttataaatgaattaactATAGCTGCATCATTATTGTGTAAAGCTCTACAGCAGACTTTTgttg agGTTCCAGTTAAATTGTGTGACAATAGTAGATCAAATAACAGTTGTGCATTTCATAAAATTGGTGATCATGTTCCAACACTACATCAACCATCcttagaaacatttttaagagattatcttaaatctaaaaaacctattaaaatcacag GCAATATGGAACACTGGCCTGCTACAAATAAATggaaagatttaaattattttataaaattagctGGGGCTAGATTAGTTCCTGTTGAAATTGGTTCGTCTTATGCAGATGCTGATTGgagtcaaaaattaataacacttgaagaatttataaatattcatgttgttcaagaaaatgaaaaaccaACATACCTTGCACAACATCAACTTTTTAATCAA ATTCCAGAATTGAAAGATGATATTAGAGTCCCAgagtattgttatttaaccGACGTGGATGGGGTTGAGCCTGACATAAATGCATGGTTAGGTCCTAAAGGAACAGTGTCTCCTACACATTATGAtccaaaaaataactttttggctcaa gtAGTaggatcaaaatatattattttgtatgatcCAAAGTGGTCTGAGTATTTATATCCACACGATGATAAATTTCTTAAGAATACTGCGCAAGTTGATCCAGTTAAGCCTGATTTGTGTCAATTTCCCAATTTTTCTCAAGTCAAAGCAacacattgtattttaaaagaag
- the LOC113549654 gene encoding serine/arginine repetitive matrix protein 1 isoform X1, with protein sequence MYSRQNQNQGDARLELLLDDLQSTLPRKNHGLGSNGSTSSTGYREVTKSTSRTIGNGQTETNKEYEIQYLNPANKSTVLSERLPDLQSVDLLRQTNSGKNSGYETVSSYQYNKSTESKSTVPRQETNGVNMRQSISELDSLLDDLNHAQRVGFSNSGISRHEITTNESSIEPLRSSTPYKQQYSKHEEHRYGSLNRSKIPGTSEVISTYETSTTNGEPLDLDLVDAPRSYTKLLQNQSPGTYQTSVYSKETTKKIIPGTTTYSTYQKFGSPTTDPGQSKVYNYSEEYRTDSRNRSMRDLPPSPRPHRSSSPRSPSPHRSPSPMSFPQPPEPRNYSSSHTYTNRTTSPQSVQKFSPSDPSRINEEVTWVAHATPPVTRRFPVSVDNNLTSPSGQTVYSYKYSSETRENTKYGQPNGYTKPVHQEQFPLRHSPFPRDEADTPGLQNPPKRLDDLMASFGDRTDYTNYHSNREYHSNIKDYQTKSKEYEHDKATEYTIPIKKPQSEYQTPENKNSEKLTEVKEAEVTQSVAGPPVFYPPGSTTFAKKEEVMQQQGQFGQGQMKAKAKGMYKYKSKSKSKEKQSSGATMVPVCLPMCCAMPCVIM encoded by the exons ATGTACAGCagacaaaatcaaaatcaaggCGATGCGAGACtcg aatTGTTACTGGACGATTTGCAATCCACTCTTCCGCGTAAAAACCATGGACTTGGTAGCAATGGTAGCACATCATCAACTGGATACAGAGAAGTTACTAAAAGCACATCAAGGACGATTGGTAACGGTCAAACAGAAACTAACAAGGAATATGAAATCCAATATCTCAATCCAGCCAATAAATCTACAGTGCTCAGTGAAAGATTACCTGATCTTCAATCGGTTGACTTGTTG cgACAGACTAACAGTGGAAAAAATTCCGGTTATGAAACGGTTTCAtcataccaatataataaatcgacAGAAA GCAAAAGTACAGTTCCCAGACAAGAAACAAACGGTGTTAACATGAGACAAAGTATTTCTGAACTCGATTCATTGTTAGACGATTTGAATCATGCTCAAAGAGTTGGATTTTCAAACTCCGGAATTAGTAGACATGAAATAACAACTAATGAGTCCAGCat tgAGCCATTAAGGAGCAGTACGCCATATAAACAGCAATATAGTAAACACGAAGAACATAGATATGGAAGCCTTAACCGATCAAAAATACCAGGGACCAGTGAAGTGATTTCTACCTATGAAACGTCGACAACCAATGGAGAACCTTTAG ATTTAGATTTGGTAGATGCTCCGCGTAGTTATACTAAGCTGCTTCAAAATCAATCTCCAGGAACTTATCAGACATCGGTATATTCAAAagaaactacaaaaaaaataataccggGTACCACAACTTATTCGACGTACCAAAAATTCGGTTCACCCACAACGGATCCAGGGCAATCTAAAGTTTACAATTATTCAGAAGAGTATCGTACTGATAGTAGGAATCGTTCGATGCGAGATTTGCCACCGTCTCCTCGTCCGCATAGATCTTCGTCTCCGCGTTCTCCGTCCCCGCACCGCTCACCGTCGCCAATGTCGTTTCCTCAACCACCAGAACCTAGAAACTACTCGAGTAGTCATACTTATACAAACAGGACGACGTCACCTCAGTCGGTTCAGAAGTTTAGTCCGTCCGATCCAAGCAGAATAAA CGAAGAGGTGACCTGGGTCGCTCATGCCACGCCCCCTGTAACCCGTCGTTTCCCCGTGAG cgtGGATAACAACTTAACTTCGCCGTCTGGCCAAACGGTTTATTCGTATAAATATTCAAGCGAGACCAGAGAGAACACTAAATATGGACAACCAAATGGGTACACAAAACCTGTACACCAAGAACAGTTTCCACTACGCCATTCGCCGTTCCCAAGAGACGAAGCTGACACTCCAGGACTCCAAAATCCACCTAAACGGTTGGATGACTTGATGGCATCGTTTGGAGACAGAACAGATTATACAAACTACCACAGTAATAGAGAATACCATTCAAATATCAAGGATTATCAGACTAAATCTAAAGAATACGAACACGACAAGGCTACAGAATATACGATTCCAATTAAGAAGCCACAATCCGAATATCAAActcctgaaaataaaaattccgaAAAATTAACAGAAGTTAAAGAAGCTGAAGTGACTCAGTCGGTTGCCGGGCCGCCAGTTTTTTATCCACCCGGGTCAACAACGTTTGCGAAGAAAGAAGAAGTAATGCAACAG CAAGGTCAATTTGGTCAGGGACAAATGAAGGCCAAGGCCAAAGGAATGTACAAGTACAAAAGCAAGAGCAAATCAAAGGAAAAGCAAAGTTCTGGAGCAACAATGGTGCCAGTATGTTTACCAATGTGCTGTGCTATGCCATGTGTTATTATGTAA